Genomic DNA from Arthrobacter sp. B1I2:
CTGAACTCCAGGGCCGCCTGGCCGTCAAGATGGTTGATCCCCTGCTCGAAGGCGTGGTGGGTTTCGATGGTGGACTGGAAAGCAAAGGGGACGTTGACGTCGATCCCGCCCAGGCCGTCCGTGAGGGCACGGAAGCCGTTGAAGTCCAGCATCAGGGTGTGGTCAATGGTGATGCCCAGCAGCTGCTGCACCGTCTGGGTGGTCAAGTCGATGCCGCCGTACTGCAGGGCTGCGTTGATCTTGGAGCCGCCCACGCCCGGAACGTCCACCCAGAGGTCGCGCATGATGGAGATGACGTAGAGGGTGTGGCGGTCGGCCGGAACATGAACCACCATGAGGGTGTCCGAACGGTGGTCCGAGGCCTCGCCGGTTTCCGCGGTGTGGGCGGCCTGCTCGCGGGCATTTTCGCGGCTGTCGCTGCCGATGACCAGGACGTTCATGGCTGCGGCCGGGAGATCCGGGATGGGCTGGGGCGGAGGTGGGGGAGCAGGGGCTGGCGGGGGAGTTTCAGAGGGAGTCGGCGTCGGTGTTGCGCTGGGTGACTGGGTTTGGGTGGCTGCCGGCTGTGCTTCCTGGCCGCCGCGGCTCAGGCTGAAGACCGCGACGCCGGCCACCACCACAAGGGCCAGCGCAACCAGGGCGGCGATCCAGCGGCGGCGGCCCAGGGCCGCCAGCCAGGCGGGCCGGCGGGGACCGGGCGAACCCGGCGGTACGGAACCTGCGTTGCCGGGCCCGGATGGATCTGAACCGCCTGGGATGCTCATGACGCCTCCACCTCATTGTGTCTGGTGGGATCAGTGTCCGTCCGGCAGGCACTGCTTGGCTACAGGGTTATCCAAACTGTCACCTGCCAAGGCCTGCGGAGGAACACCTGGACGGCGGCAAAGCTGCGGTGGCGCCGTCCAGTTACAGCGGCTGGGACGCGGTCCCGCGAACCGGGGAGTTGAGGCGGGCATGGCGCAGGATGGAGATAATCGCGGGGGCCAGCTGGTCCTCCATCTCCCGGTACACCTCCGGCGCGCGGCGGTACGGGTCCACGATGTCGTTGTCTGCGGAGTCGGCGGGCAGCGAGAGGTGCCGCACCCCCGCGGCCCGCGCCGGCAAGCCGCGCCACAAGGCGGCGTTGGCAGCGAGCCGGGGATCGTCGTCGGACGCGTTGCTGCCGGGTTCACCCTGGGAAGGCGCCGCACCCGGGGAAGATCCGACGGCGCCGGGCTGGCCGTCAGCAGCGGCTGCGGCCCGCTGGTCCAGGACGTCGAGCATGCGGGCGAACTCGCGGATGGTGAACGTCCGCTTGAGCAGGGAGGCATCCAGTTGCAGGACCTCGCCCCGGTGCCCGGATGTCATGGTGAGCACCAGGTCAACGCCGCGCAGGATCTTGGGCGTGAGCTGCCGTGCCGCGAACCCTTCCGGATCCCCGCCAAAGGTCCGCACGATGTCGGCAGAAATCGGCTGCATGGGCTCAC
This window encodes:
- a CDS encoding LCP family protein; amino-acid sequence: MSIPGGSDPSGPGNAGSVPPGSPGPRRPAWLAALGRRRWIAALVALALVVVAGVAVFSLSRGGQEAQPAATQTQSPSATPTPTPSETPPPAPAPPPPPQPIPDLPAAAMNVLVIGSDSRENAREQAAHTAETGEASDHRSDTLMVVHVPADRHTLYVISIMRDLWVDVPGVGGSKINAALQYGGIDLTTQTVQQLLGITIDHTLMLDFNGFRALTDGLGGIDVNVPFAFQSTIETHHAFEQGINHLDGQAALEFSRERYAFSDGDFQRVQDQRIMLRAILARLTAGGALNDVNAVRSLVDFASCCLTVDKGFDPVQAAILAYSLRNLDVNAIGTMTLPTAGTGMAAGQSVVFPDYGGINAVGAALREGRIGEYAVP
- a CDS encoding arsenate reductase/protein-tyrosine-phosphatase family protein, whose translation is MDTSAPVRILTVCTGNICRSPVAERLLQAGLDQAVPGGFQVASAGTRALVGEPMQPISADIVRTFGGDPEGFAARQLTPKILRGVDLVLTMTSGHRGEVLQLDASLLKRTFTIREFARMLDVLDQRAAAAADGQPGAVGSSPGAAPSQGEPGSNASDDDPRLAANAALWRGLPARAAGVRHLSLPADSADNDIVDPYRRAPEVYREMEDQLAPAIISILRHARLNSPVRGTASQPL